A genomic region of Serinus canaria isolate serCan28SL12 chromosome 1A, serCan2020, whole genome shotgun sequence contains the following coding sequences:
- the DEPDC4 gene encoding DEP domain-containing protein 4 isoform X1 has translation MAGYLTPRFRRIRSQSELQPRRGSGRRRDCDGPFQATQLWNSIIHALHNQVEIKRRRQHLKTYRNCFTGSSAVDVVLSHLMQSMYLSCNDISRLKGVRVCQALMDHKVFEPVGAKLYLFKNGKETEFEDTDTSLYRFVNSSLDPLLPRKNKDNESLSPEQICKQKTKRCSKKCGTTLSNPLALEAADKKRIEELLQSIYVHASLPPKIMVTEPTHLLSKGVIEDVWKQQALLRLLQLIDVPLLEDILVSSVKTKSDTFGKEEDMIISNTFLDREVTCSLNLPELDRWLYAAIECLEYFPDQFLVMVSQQLPQSTNNPSSLNTYKKILFDVIVKYYSQKKDSLLATQDFDIHSGIIELIEKGKTDQALEALQLYLKLLAPNISEELHRLLTFLSIASESEGYRLQKQFENRFVIIKTCTKFILQNRTLSKPQAELLTQFLMDNHSELFKAPLTLLELTSRRLQSLLEGQDPDINSGFTFCQRITTKEYEDQKQQTNQHLLALVQEIDNDTTWPSKQKKKLIKELRKYHSFLYCSGCKTTCEFCSPNG, from the exons ATGGCGGGGTATTTGACTCCGCGCTTCAGGAGGATCCGCAGCCAGAGCGAGTTGCAACCGCGGCGGGGGAGCGGGCGGCGCCGAG ACTGCGATGGTCCTTTCCAAGCAACTCAGCTGTGGAACAGTATTATACATGCCCTTCACAATCAAGTGGAAATCAAACGACGTAGACAACACCTGAAAACGTATAGAAACTGTTTCACCGGCTCCAGTGCTGTTGATGTGGTTCTAAGCCATCTCATGCAAAGCATGTACCTAAGCTGCAATGACATTTCTCGGCTGAAGGGGGTCCGTGTATGCCAAGCCTTGATGGATCACAAAGTGTTTGAGCCGGTTGGAGCCAAGCTTTACTTATTCAAGAATGGGAAGGAAACAGAGTTTGAGGACACAGACACTAGTCTCTATAGATTTGTAAACAGCAGTCTTGATCCTCTTCTTCCAAGAAAGAATAAGGACAATGAAAGCTTATCTCCTGAGCAAatctgcaaacagaaaacaaaacgATGTTCCAA GAAGTGTGGCACAACACTTTCAAACCCCCTAGCATTAGAAGCAGCTGATAAAAAGAGGATTGAGGAGCTTCTTCAATCTATATATGTTCATGCATCTTTACCTCCAAAGATCATGGTTACTGAACCAACTCACCTGCTTTCAAAAGGAG TAATAGAAGATGTCTGGAAACAGCAAGCTCTGCTACGACTGCTGCAGTTAATTGATGTTCCCCTTCTAGAAGATATCTTGGTGTCTTCAGTGAAGACAAAATCAGACACTTTTGGCAAAGAAGAAGACATGATTATATCAAATACTTTCCTGGACAGAGAGGTTACATGTAGCTTAAACTTGCCCGA gctTGACAGATGGCTCTATGCTGCAATTGAATGCTTGGAGTATTTTCCTGACCAATTCCTAGTGATGGTTAGTCAGCAGTTACCTCAAAGCACTAACAACCCCAGCAGTCTGAATACATACAAGAAGATTCTTTTTGATGTTATTGTGAAGTATTACAGTCAAAAGAAGGACTCTCTTCTTGCCACCCAGGATTTTGATATTCATTCAGGAATTATAGAACTTATAG aaaaaggaaaaacagatcAAGCTCTAGAGGCATTacaactttatttaaaattattagcaCCGAATATTAGTGAAGAACTTCACAGGCTCCTTACATTCCTATCCATTGCATCAGAATCCGAGGGCTACAGATTACAAAAACAA TTTGAGAACAGATTTGTGATCATCAAGACTTGTACAAAGTTCATCTTACAAAACAGGACACTGTCAAAGCCACAGGCAGAACTGCTGACTCAGTTTCTGATGGACAACCACTCTGAGCTCTTCAAG GCTCCTTTAACTCTTCTGGAACTAACGAGTAGGAGACTTCAGAGTTTGCTAGAAGGGCAAGATCCAGATATCAATTCAG GCTTCACCTTCTGTCAACGCATTACAACCAAAGAATATGAAGATCAAAAGCAACAAACCAATCAGCATCTTCTAGCTCTGGTTCAAGAGATAGACAATGACACTACTTGGCCTTCgaagcaaaagaagaaattaatcaaAGAATTGCGAAAatatcattcttttctctacTGTAGTGGTTGTAAAACTACATGTGAATTTTGTTCTCCAAATGGTTAG
- the DEPDC4 gene encoding DEP domain-containing protein 4 isoform X2 has product MAGYLTPRFRRIRSQSELQPRRGSGRRRDCDGPFQATQLWNSIIHALHNQVEIKRRRQHLKTYRNCFTGSSAVDVVLSHLMQSMYLSCNDISRLKGVRVCQALMDHKVFEPVGAKLYLFKNGKETEFEDTDTSLYRFVNSSLDPLLPRKNKDNESLSPEQICKQKTKRCSKKCGTTLSNPLALEAADKKRIEELLQSIYVHASLPPKIMVTEPTHLLSKGVIEDVWKQQALLRLLQLIDVPLLEDILVSSVKTKSDTFGKEEDMIISNTFLDREVTCSLNLPELDRWLYAAIECLEYFPDQFLVMVSQQLPQSTNNPSSLNTYKKILFDVIVKYYSQKKDSLLATQDFDIHSGIIELIEKGKTDQALEALQLYLKLLAPNISEELHRLLTFLSIASESEGYRLQKQFENRFVIIKTCTKFILQNRTLSKPQAELLTQFLMDNHSELFKAPLTLLELTSRRLQSLLEGQDPDINSGLFCNTESSMILYL; this is encoded by the exons ATGGCGGGGTATTTGACTCCGCGCTTCAGGAGGATCCGCAGCCAGAGCGAGTTGCAACCGCGGCGGGGGAGCGGGCGGCGCCGAG ACTGCGATGGTCCTTTCCAAGCAACTCAGCTGTGGAACAGTATTATACATGCCCTTCACAATCAAGTGGAAATCAAACGACGTAGACAACACCTGAAAACGTATAGAAACTGTTTCACCGGCTCCAGTGCTGTTGATGTGGTTCTAAGCCATCTCATGCAAAGCATGTACCTAAGCTGCAATGACATTTCTCGGCTGAAGGGGGTCCGTGTATGCCAAGCCTTGATGGATCACAAAGTGTTTGAGCCGGTTGGAGCCAAGCTTTACTTATTCAAGAATGGGAAGGAAACAGAGTTTGAGGACACAGACACTAGTCTCTATAGATTTGTAAACAGCAGTCTTGATCCTCTTCTTCCAAGAAAGAATAAGGACAATGAAAGCTTATCTCCTGAGCAAatctgcaaacagaaaacaaaacgATGTTCCAA GAAGTGTGGCACAACACTTTCAAACCCCCTAGCATTAGAAGCAGCTGATAAAAAGAGGATTGAGGAGCTTCTTCAATCTATATATGTTCATGCATCTTTACCTCCAAAGATCATGGTTACTGAACCAACTCACCTGCTTTCAAAAGGAG TAATAGAAGATGTCTGGAAACAGCAAGCTCTGCTACGACTGCTGCAGTTAATTGATGTTCCCCTTCTAGAAGATATCTTGGTGTCTTCAGTGAAGACAAAATCAGACACTTTTGGCAAAGAAGAAGACATGATTATATCAAATACTTTCCTGGACAGAGAGGTTACATGTAGCTTAAACTTGCCCGA gctTGACAGATGGCTCTATGCTGCAATTGAATGCTTGGAGTATTTTCCTGACCAATTCCTAGTGATGGTTAGTCAGCAGTTACCTCAAAGCACTAACAACCCCAGCAGTCTGAATACATACAAGAAGATTCTTTTTGATGTTATTGTGAAGTATTACAGTCAAAAGAAGGACTCTCTTCTTGCCACCCAGGATTTTGATATTCATTCAGGAATTATAGAACTTATAG aaaaaggaaaaacagatcAAGCTCTAGAGGCATTacaactttatttaaaattattagcaCCGAATATTAGTGAAGAACTTCACAGGCTCCTTACATTCCTATCCATTGCATCAGAATCCGAGGGCTACAGATTACAAAAACAA TTTGAGAACAGATTTGTGATCATCAAGACTTGTACAAAGTTCATCTTACAAAACAGGACACTGTCAAAGCCACAGGCAGAACTGCTGACTCAGTTTCTGATGGACAACCACTCTGAGCTCTTCAAG GCTCCTTTAACTCTTCTGGAACTAACGAGTAGGAGACTTCAGAGTTTGCTAGAAGGGCAAGATCCAGATATCAATTCAG GCCTGTTTTGCAATACAGAATCTTCTATGATACTGTACTTGTAA